DNA sequence from the Manduca sexta isolate Smith_Timp_Sample1 chromosome 25, JHU_Msex_v1.0, whole genome shotgun sequence genome:
atgttttcacaagctacaaaaatttaaaaataaaacaaaacgttaAAATTTCTTAACGTAAGATTGATAAGTACTTGATACAATGctatacgtaagactaggcagtatggtcgtaagagtACTGTAAGactagcctgtcctctaaggacgaagaaaaaaaatggATACAATGCTTTTTCATCGAGCATGTTTTAAACATAGAAGTGAATggacgaatataaaaaaaaatctgcgtACCCTCTGCAGATTAATAATTTGAAGTGGTTAGcaagtaaaatgtaaatttataaacgGTTACTGGAAAATGTTCGGTTaacgaatttaaatttagaactaaaCATGTCTTGCCTGCttacatataaaatgaataatataatttgcataaaatattttgaaaatagaacttaTTGTAATGTTTGTACTTTAGtggttaatataattttaaaaaggccTAATTTCTTGTAACCTAAAAATAGATAAGTAATACTTAGGCagaggaaaataaaatacacatattatttactataataatgtCGCTTACCAATAATTATGAGTATTTGGCACACAAAGGGAGTATCAATGTGAACTTCAAGTAAAgttaatttatctaaataacaactttaataataaattatttcgctCGCAGCAGTCTTTATTGTCttcgttttatttaaacgtGTATAGTAAAATCTCTTCTCTCTTGTTCGTGACGTTGTTGATGCCTGCAAgggaaatttttataaagccatctagtggaaaatatatttaaaagtgtttCGGCACGTCATCTAGTTAGTAAAAAGTGAACTTTATTGTGGGGTGGGAGTTGCGTAAGTTTTCGTATTTAGTAAGTTAGGAGACAGATGGGGTTACTTTACCTACACTATCATGCAAGGCAGCGAAgttctaaattttaattttcatatttggcAAAATTGTCTCAAAGATAAACTGAAAGATCTAATTACATAGAAATTTCATAGAACGGATTAAAGATTATAAAGATGGCATCATGGTGACGTTACACCTTTGATTTATGAATcatctttaatttttaaccaaGCTTTTTTTAGGATTGCTTAGGATTTTGGCCCCATTTTAGAATTGGCCAATAAATTATGCTCAATTGACCCTTGCActactaaaaaaatcttatagtcGAATGACTTAGACTGCCTCGTTACGAATGAAGACTAATTAGTGCTCTCAAAACTAGCCGAGCCTTATCGTTCGGTATCATAATATGGGTGCCactgccgatcctggcttaTAGTAACTGCAGTGGTAGGTCCGACGGCGGAATAGTCTCGTATCACATTATGGGGCCAAACATAAGACGTAAAATGGATGTCTTGATtgcatttctgcctacccctacaaGGGAAAATGGTGTGTTGTTGTATGACCTATTATGCGAGGGCGCGTgtcggcgcgggcggcggcgcttGTCgtgccgcgcgccgcgcccgcagTCCTCGCCCGGCGCGCACCCCGCCGCGCAGCCCGACGCCGCGCTCGCGCCCGACGACACCGACACCGTGCCGCGGCTGCTCTCCTCCACTGAACAATACACATACGTTACAGATCATTAGAAAATTAAAGGTTACATGAACtaaattttttacttataaatatctaGTTCCTAATTCTAAACTCAAAATATTTGTACGAGTATCACCTTTGCACACGTTTAGGAGACCAGCATGATTTGCTTAAAACAGTAAAATAGTGCTAACTGTTGCCCATGTGCTGCAGTTAgttgaaaacatttttcaagCTCTTTCCAAATCTATGAACACGTTTAAATGATAATCAAATAGAGTTTTATGAGATCACGAGGTGGTTCGACTATTCTTGCCAAGGCTGAAGACTTTGAGTAAATCTGTATGCCGTACCTTTATTGACAGGCATCCTGTAGGAGACGCTGGAGTTGCACTCGGCGCACGGCGAGCCGCTCGACTCCGAGTCTGACTCCGAGCGGCGTACCATCAATGTCATGGCCCGGGACAACGTGTACTCCTCTACGCacagtaaataataatcattaacaCGAGATTCATATTTTTCATGAATCGAGTCTTTAACCGTCTATTACAAGGAAATTGTCATCTGTCTTCATAAACAGAAGCCGTTCTAGGCTGGTTCGACTTCACAAAGCTGTCCTGGGACAGGTTAACCGAAACTCATTAGACTTGCCCGTGATTGAAATGAATGCCAGATATAGTCATAGGTTCTCCTCTTATCACATAATGGAACGAATTTACGCGTTACGAATACGGATATTGCGCTTCCACCTGAATTGGTGGGAATAGTCGTGAGCTTATAAAAATGGAGAAAGTAAAGTTAAGGTTCGTACCAGCATCAAGCGGCGGTCTCctgggcggcgcggcgtgcagcGGCGCGGGCTCGGCGCGGCCGAACGTGCGCAGCGTGCCCCCCGCGCAACTCGCCGCTGCACCCCCGCCCGGACCCACACCCGCGCcagccgccgcgcccgcgcctgcGCCCGTCGCTCCACCCGACATACTGAACGTCGCGTATGGACTGATCTCGTACAGCTCTGCACATTCGCCTCCTGAAATCACCATCAAATACGTTTCTTCATCTATTGTCAACCTCGGATGTCCACAGTTAAGTACAGGCTTCCTTAAAAAATTGGCAAAACCCAGAGAGCCGTGTCCCAAAAATACAATGTCGTCTGTGGTACTCATATGCAGTGTTCGAGTATCTTCAGCATATCAAATGTGGCAACTAGTGTTAAGAGGCCTTATGCCACTTGCATACCTTGGTCTTTAGCGTTGAGATTCCGTTTGATGGGCGATGACGTGTACACCTGCTGGCAGTTGCGGTGATTGTCACGCTTCTCCGGGCATTTGTCCTCCTCTTCAGATACCTCGCCTTGCTCGTAGCCCTTTCGTAAACATGCTGCGGCCGCACCACAAAAAGTATATACatgttattgaatttatatttgtttggtaTGAAAAGAACGCCGCAATTACCACTccattaaaaaatgaaaaagacGACAGAAGTTGGACATTTTGATAATTTCTCTACAAGAACAGATTATGTCATAACATACTTCTTCTTGTAGACAATAGCAGCGAGCAGGAGCAAGGCAAGTGCTAGGGCTCCCACAGCGGCCACCAGTGCAGCGGCTGCCCtctcgcccgcgcccgccgccccgcCCGGCGGAAATTGCGCAGGCGCTGGGATACGCTCTGATGAAAAATACCACTGTTAGTACTTAAAATAAGTGGGCCTCGAGCAATCTAGactaaacaacaaaatgcagaaaaatttatttcatggcAGTTTTTCTGAGATCCAGGAACTAGCAAGTCCATTAATATTGTggatataattgtttaaaaatgttaaagatACAATTCATGGCCACAGATTCTAATATTTTTCGCAAAATCTCAAATAAcgaaaaaaagagaaaaataggAATACCTCCATTTTCAGTTAGCGTAGAGAAATAATAATTCGCAGTTGTCACCCCAGCGTCACCCTCAGCTACCACCTTTAGATGATACCACGTAGCTACCAGTAGGTCGCACATCACGAAGGGCTCCACGGGCTCAACAGTCCTGATCGACCAGGCCGTGTCGTCAAAGCTCCTTACTGACACAGTGAAGTGAGAGAGGGGCAGTCATTACTGTCCCACGTCAGAAGGTTCAGTCGAAGGCAGGAGCTGTTTGTGGTGATAAGGTCCTTCTCTGTCGCTGGTTTGGATGCTGTAGGATAgtgaagttaaatatttttgaattataattaatttatcaaattattttcaatgttcCCTCAGACGGTGTCGACTGTTGTTATTAGGTTATTGTTCgtaaaaattagaaacaaaTCATCTTAATAATTCAAGAAAACCGTGTTACGCTCCAATTTGAAGTGAAATAAGAgtaagtgtaaaaaaaacaagaacCTTGGGCAggttactaaatatatttcatcaaaataacatcattataaaagtagtaaactCACGGCCTCCTTTAGTAGATACGAGTAGGTCCCGACCCGGCGGCGACAAGCCCACAGCTGAGCGCGCCAGCAGCCGCACTATGTAGGTTGTGCCGCAGCGAGCGGGCCAGTCGTAACGCTCTATCTGTCGCTGGTAGGCGAATCCGCTCCCAACGCTCGGACGAGCGCTCATTGTACTCCAAAATGAATCCTGAGCAAAAAACGTTGCATCAATGACCATTCAGTGTCCAGTGCACACATGCCAGATCGCGCGTTCTTCACCGGGTCTCTACTCTGTACTAACTACTCACCCCTCAGCGGAGGTCCAGTGTCCCTGGGCATGTCCCAAGCGAGGCtgagggcggcgggcgcggcggagGGAGCGCGCGGCGCGGGGGCGGCGGGCGCGACAAGCAGCGCCACGTGCCAGCTCGCGCGCTCTTCGCCCCACGCGTTGCGCACCGTACATGAGTAGTTGTCTGCCGTCTCTTCGTCTATGCCTGGATTGAAGATATACTGATACATTGATCTATTATTACTGATATTACGAATGAgtcacataataaaaacaaaacttactaAGTATAACCAGATGCTGTCCATCAATTAAGTAACGTCGATCCTGGTGCATAGGCGGCGCGGGGCGGTGTCGGGACCACGTGCGGTGCGGGGCGGGGATGCCAGCTGCGCCGCACCGCAGTACGACCCGCTGACCGGTCAACACCTCCAGCCGACGACCGAAGGATGTGATCTTTGCTGGGGCTATAAAATAATAGAGCATCTTCAAAATATCTACCTATTTTATTGCATGATCATCTTTAACCTGCCTGTATTCGGCTTCAAAGTGTGGAGTGGAAGCAAATTCGCAaattttataaggctttaattttagaaaaagcTTCTTAGCCAACGATACATTTAAAGCCCCTTCTAGAACCATTTCTCTGCATAAACTCGAAGATTATacagtttattataaactataaaatattatcattaataccCACCTCTCCCACTAGGTTTTCTGGCTACAATAGCGCTCATCTCCCCCTCGCCTGAGGCTGTGGCCGCGGTCACCCAGAACTCGTACAGCTGGTGCTCCTGCAGGCCGCGCACCTCCACCTGGTACTCCTGCTCGTCCTCTTTGTGCACTACCATAAGCTGCGAATGCTGGCCTGTCCTATCgaataatactatataatttcTACCAGGTTCTATGGTTATAATTGTtgatggaaaaatatatttattctttatgatGCTTCAAAGGTATATACGTCATAATTTTGCTGATTTCAATTCAAAATATCAATTTGATTTTGTTGATATGATAAGTCTACTTTTCGTCTATTAcccttaattttaatttctacatAGTACCAACCTCTGAGGCCTATTGTAGACCGTGTAGTGTTTGATCTTGCCGTTCTTATGCACCGGCGCCAACCAGCTCACGATCACCGTGTCCTCTGTGTTTGCCGTCGCTTTTATATCTGCTGGAGCGCCTGGAACTaaacgatatatttattttacttagagTCTATATGCTTTAAGTTAGGATTATTATCCTCAACTTCAAGGTATGAATATGTTTTATAGAACTAAATAACTTTAAAGCTGGAAACCTTGCATAATTTTACTATCAGCTGTTATCTTATAGCATTGACTTAGGTATAGTACTATAAGGCTCGGCACTGCGTTGCTTATTCTGACAAAATAATACGATAACTACGTATTGTTTAGTCATTAGTAATTACACACGTTACAATATCTTTTAATGCATAATACAAAAGTGGTTATGCAGGTAACATGGTGGAATGCATTAGTATGACACTAGAATCTAATCTAGAGGAAAGATGATATAACGCTGCTGGGTATAGTTAATACTAACTGTCTTCGTGCGTGGTGCAGCAGGCGGGGTCGGAGAGCGGGCCGGCGCCGGCCGCAGTGCGCGCCTGCACCGACACGCAGTAGTTAGCCGCCCGCTGCAGCGACTGCAGCACCGTCTCCAGCCCGCCCGACCGGTGCGTCTCCACCGGGCTCATGGGGTCGTCCATGGACTGTATTATCATATTTCAACAATACGAACATTGAACTTTTAAATTTGGACTTCAATATTTATCACGTATGATATGATGAAGTAATGATAAGGACGGTAGTGTAGTGCCCACCTCGTAGTGTATCTCGTACCCGAGCAGCAGGCCGGCGCGCAGGTGCAGCGGCGGCGGCTGCCACCATGCGCGCACTGCTTGTGACGACACCGCGCCGCACGACACGCGCACTGGCGCTCCCTCCGGGGCTGACACACACAATAAACGTAACTCCTATTCATCGCAAAATACTCACACtatagtgtgtgtacttagtatataagtcatTTAACCAACCACACGTCTCAAGATATATTCATCCTTCCATTACAACACGCTCAACGACAAACACTCTcgtgttaatattatttgcaaaattattcGCCACCCTCTCCTAAAAGTCTGTTCACCAATCTTGTGTGGCTATTAGGTATTAAGTCATTTATCTAAAAATCTCACCTCCTTCAAGAGTATGTGCAGTAACAGGTTGCGCAGCAGGGCCAGCTCCCAGCTTATTATAGGCGCGCACTTTCAGCTCATAATGAGCTCTCGCCCTGAGCCCCCCGAGCGTGGCGCCGGCGCGCCAGCCCGCTGCGACGAGCGTGCGCGTGTTGTTGTGCGCGAGCAGGCCGGCGCCGCCCACCTCGCGCCAGCTCACTGCGTAGCCGAGCAGCTCGCCGTTCCAGCTGTCCTGCGGCGGTGCCTGGACAGCGGCACCACGTGAGTCACTATCTGGTATCTACTCTCCTTACCATTGGGTGTTGGGGCATTTAGCCGAAGCCAAAAAAAGGTAACAGTGAATAAAGTCGCAATACTgagaatagttttttatttaataaagaaattttagccagtatataattattattattctgtgaATAAATTCTCAAAAAGCCGCTTTTCAAGTAATCCCAGGCATAAAAGGCTCAAAATTTAAAACGTATGCTAGATCACTGTAAccattatataaacattttctcattattttttaacttcgtaaatataatgtaaactgAAATAAACTACCTGCCATTTAACCAAGAGTTCATCTGGGCCTGTTGCTTGAACTTGCACATTGTGCGGAGGCTCCGACGGAGCTAAAAAACGATTTAAAgagataatgtaattattttatatataaaaatatagttatctTAAATAATTAAGAGTTCATACTTCCCATACTGTTATCAGTGAGATAGAATTTATGAAGCTCTTTGAACCATAAATAGTGCCTACGCGCATAACATTACTcaatgaaaataacaatatagctCAATATTTATACCTTCTTGCAGAGTTTGTACTATGACGGGCTCAGAGTAGTCGCTGTCTCCGATGTCGTTGACGGCGGCGAGTCTCATCGCGTACGTAGTAGCTGGTCGCAACCCATCCACTCGATATTCTAGGATCACCTCCGAATCTGGTTGTGACGATTCCTGCCTGATTATGGAAATGTCATTGTTACACTAGTGTTATTGTTTACTAAATTTTATTAGGTCCatagaaattgtaaaattttggcGATGTGTCTTGAATTATTTGTTGTTGTATGGTATGAAAAAAATCTCGTGGCGTTGACCTTTAGATCACGCAATTGAAGAGTATTATCTAGGAGAATATGAAAAGATTGGTTCATGCACTTAATGCATTGTAGTAGTTCAGAAAAAAGCATTTTGTACTCTTAGGCAAATTCTGTAAATATTAGTAGAGGATCATATAACAAGCCAGTAGTAACTAGAGAAGATAGTTCAAGCCCCGTACTTCTCCATGATCCTGTCGAGCGGCACGTCCCGCACGGGCGCGTCGGTCCAGTCGGCCGGCGCGGCGGCGTCGTCGGACACGACGCGGAACTGCAGGCGGTAGGCGTGCAGCCGCGCGTTGCCGTCGTACCCGCGCCGCCAGCGCACCACCGCGCCGCGACCGCCGCGCGCACCCGCCGCCACCGCGCCCGGCGCCTCGGGCAGCTCTGCGGGGGGACGGGACTTGTATTTTagtcattcatttttttatttaggaataaggtcctaatgatttcttatgtttacgcgaatgttagacattaaaatgaaactatttttcttaactaatttaattaaatcggaacccaaaagaccaggTGCACGACTTCaggacactgtgagctcatgcTGAGTAGATCGGAcaaccaacagctaaaatttaaaaagttgtaaatttgtaaaatgtacgtagatattgtaactctgactttgcggatgaacaacacctcagtcccccacgagaccacgaaggctactgtcttcgaaacgtcgggaggaaaccaaaatattaaaaccgcgataaaatccgaaaaatagtttaattttaataaggtcctagattatgaaaaatattataaggtataattacaataaacaatatgaactatatatgcattattttaagATCGACATGACGATATCAAGAAATCAACAATTCCGATAGGATTAGTTTCAGATGAAatctaagttatttttattgaactattataaattaaaaacaaaccttGCACAGCGAGATAGATGAGCAGTTCATCCCTCCCGTACGCGTTCTCAGCTCGACACCTGTATACTCCGGAGTCGGGTCGCTCCGCGTGGGCGATGGTGAGTTGAGAACTAACACCGCTGTCTGACCTTTTTTCTGACACCGATACTCTGAAGATGAAGAAGTATATTGTATTAGTAATCAAATTCAATATTCACACaccataataagtaaaaaatatacgcAAAGGTTGTAGCTAAAAATGTCAAATAAGTCCAAAACGGCGtggaaattatagttttttaagcGAGAATCTTTGAACATTAGGTATACAAAGATTCAATAATTACTTACACTActgtaaattacttttcatCTAAAGGTAAAATCAATTGCCCAGTACTAAATGTtcaaattcttaataaaatcatatttatgaCTACTTAGATTACCCCTACCACCACCACCATTAAAGAACTGATTTAAAGTAAAATGACTACCTGTATGTAGTGAGGTCAACTCTCTTCATATTATGTGTCCACTGCAGCTGTATGGGAGGGTCTCCTCGCGCGTCGCACTGTAGGATCGCTTGAGCCGTCCGCTTCACTGTCATGTTACGGGATGAAAACTCGAAGTGAGCTGGTTCTGGAATTTAATAGAGAAAGACTACAGTTTCTGGGTATAACACTTTTAATGTGGATAAGGACCTCCATCattattaaaagcaaaaaatttacaataattggaACTATTTTAGAAGTCGATTGacgatcaaaataatatttagtggCAGGAAGGTACgcatattttgtattgaaataacgTGTAACCATAATAACTCGTCCCGACGAGGTGCGATCAAAGATCACCCCTTCTGATAAGGTGCTATCCAGGTTCATCCCTTGTACAGCCAGTAAGGCAGGCTGGCATAATTTAAACGAAAATTAAGGGAATCTATATATACTGCACTTATCTATAGTTACTTCTCCAGATCAAGATAAAATATTAGTGTTGGCAAATGTTACCATTAACAGAGACAGTGATGATCTTGCTGAGCCCTCGTCCGATGCCGTTCTCGGCGCGGCACATGTACTGCCCTTCGTGGTGATGGGCTGCTGGCGCGATGCTTAGCGACCCGTTAGACAACACTGAGAACTGCAGCTCCATGTTCGACACCGGTCGGAAATCACTCACTCCTGAACctgagaaaaacattttttaaaatatcgagGTATGAAAAGCCGTCAAAAAAGTTGTGATGATctgaattctttttttaaatttgatggagtataaaaaataaatatggccgactttctacaatattataattatggcaATTATTAAATAGCTTCTGTTAACCATGTAGGTGAATTTCGTCTTCAGATTCTGCTGTAAAAATCATGAGCATTTTCAAGTAATcgctaaaaaaaaattcaatgtataaTTACCATGTCCTTTCAGCCAACTGATTCTTGGTTCTGGATAGCCTTTGGTGGCGCAATGCGCTACAATCTGCGTCCCCAGCAGCGCTGATACATCTTGGGGCTCATACAGCCATGAGGGTGCCACTGAAAAGGtgttcattgaaatatttttacggtAACTAccgatttttttcttataaaatgtgcggatataatatttatgcgtTAAACATTTGCAATtaagtatttaacatttaaacatttttaggaATTACTTTTCATACTAATACCAATATCTGCCTATTTTTTAAGTGAAAAAATAGCCATCACACTATGTGTCAGAACTTGGCAAAAAGAAGCTGCCCTGGTTGGACCTGTGCCTTTCTTTTCGCGAATGAAGGCTTTGTGAGAAGGTGTTGttgaacaataaatatgaaattaccCTTAACAGCTAGCCTGGCAGTATGGTTGACTTCAGCAGCCGAGTTACTGGCGACGCAGGTGTAGTCGCCGCTGTGCTTAGATGTTACGTGGGAGAAGATCAGGAAGCTGAACTCGTCCAGCGCTTTCTCTTGGACCTAGTCATAACGAAAATGCAGACataatgattaaattatatcattacTTAGGACGTGGGTACATTTTGTAActaaagattataaataaaaattaggtaGCAGTTAATACATGTTACAAAACTACAttgaattttaagaaatttCCGTTAGTTTGAATTCTTCACCAAACTTCCGGGAGAACGAGGCGATTTATTTTCGAAtcgtgttaataaattaaaccacaacCTCGTCTTCacatctgctaacattgtgctacTGATTTTACTTTTCTTCTAAGATATGGTAATATGGATACCTGCAGACTGGAAGGAATGTGCAGCCCATCTTTGAGCCAGGAAAAGTAGACCGGCTTGTCTCCAGATGTGATGCCACATAGCACCTGAATAGAACTGCCTTCAACGAGGTCTCCAGGAAACGTGAAACCCGCGATTTTTGGTGGATCTGAAATTATAGTTAATTGTTTATGACTATATATATTTTGGGTAATCTAAGACGGTCATAcctaaaatctaataaaaaagatataaagataaatatccTTTATTACGGAACGTATAGTGTCATTTATCGGCGCACTGGACAAAACTCCAGGACCATAGATCTACATTAtggttattgtaatttaatatttttcgttttatttgtgATTGTATACTTTTTAATTGTTGTAACTGGCTCGCACGGCGGTTGAACGCGATTAATAAAAGGCGACGTAATTTTAACGAAATACACTAAATTCAAAATCAGCTAATCAAaggatttattgaaaaaatcctCTTTCCTGCCCGAACATCCTTTATCCCATTTTTTTTGCCCCCTGTATCACTGACCACATGCATCATATCTACGCTATCACGACCCAGTGTGTGCAGCGTTTGGGAAAACCATTATATTTGTGTCATTTTAAAAGTAAGTTACTTCTGACGAATATCTGCACATCTTTCTGCGCGTACTGTCCCGAAGGTGCGGTGACCCTGCACGAGTAGACTCCAGCGTCAGCGGGCTCGGCGGGCCACAGGAGCAAGTCGCCGTTGATGCCCGCTAGCGCTCGACCGCCGCTCGTCGACAGATCCATTCCACCGCGCTGCCATCGAATCTCACTAGAATGGGTACAATTTTATGGTATAATTTCTTTGTAAGTTACGAGTGTTTCCAATGTGTACATCAacgaaatacaaattaattaattttgaattattccaaatttaaaaatattttgggatATTGAAACACATCcgttttttttcgtattttaaaagaCTTCTGTTtagaaatgaaacaatttaatttcggaccaatatcattagaacaaggcaggtacatattatactaatgatttttaaaatatatttaatcaatgTTTATTCGGGTATCGGtactaaaatattccataacaGGACCTAAGGGTTTATTGAACGGAGATATAAGACCAAATCAACATCAAATGAAAGGGTAACCAGGAAGACAGTTGGAGCGAAAGACTACCAAATGAAACGAAACtgaaacttataattttactaagCAAATGCACCTCCATCAACCTGATTGGAAATCCTGAGTAGGGACAGTAGATTGTGGTGTTGACGCCAGCCACCACCCGTACAGGACCAGTGTTCCTTATCGATGGAGGACCtgcaaatcaatattttatattttattttgaactgaAAGATTTTAAATTCAAGGTTTATAGCCATTGCTGTGATCTTCAAAAATTTACAGTTAAAGTTATTctatagaattaattttataaatttatgtaatattatattattacctttAATTTGGTAgtgttatttatatcttttagagttgtttttaaattatggtATATTCTATTCTCTTTGCGTATAATAGTAGCTTATCACAATTACTTAtaagaattaataatttaacaatttaaatgaattgaatataatgaataatatctaattatatttttgataatatattcatGATCTTGGTAGTATAAGGATACTGCAGTTGATACTGAAACTATCCagcaccactacaactcctataAGCCAGGATCGACCCgtacacattttattacacCGAGTGAtaaagctcggcgagtcttTGGGAATACTAATTAGTAATTTTCTGtcacaaaataatcaaatggaAGTATATAGAAATAGATTTTTCCACTTCCCTCtaacaaagaaagaaataaaattatgaacggatgaagtattttaatcttaattatagACACATTTACAACTGCAAAAACTAGATGGAAAGAACCACgggtaaaattaaatagttcTTTCATTTGAGGTGTAAGATTAGAGTTGGTACCGTAAACATTGAGCCTGGTGGAGTGGTCCACAGCGCCGCGCGCGTTGTGCGCCCGGCACGTGTAGCGCCCGCCGTCCTCGGGCCTCACCGACGTCAGGTTCAGATAGCTCACCACGTCGCCACTCGGGTTCATGAACTGAGTTATGCTCCTGTGTAATACCGAGATAATTAATCGGATCggaatattaattgaaaatcgGCTTATATTCCGATACGCTGTGTAGACTTtgaaatattctataattaagCCACGAATCCTTGAATAATCTTAAATTGATTCTAGTGAACAATTAGTAAAACATTAAACTCATTGGTTCCAGCGAGTATTATGGTTATAAATATAGCTGTGGCTTCCACTTTCCCCTACTTCGCCCGTAAAATATCAGGCCAATATCCTTGACATGAGTGCCAGTCAGAGTTTTAGTTAAGTTACCTCAGACCAAGAGTGACCACCTAGTAATGCTCatgaaacatttaatttttttcaaaacaaaaaataaaaatattatcggtATTAGCCCGGAATCtgatatttgtgcccgatatcaTATCCCCTATCATATTAATGAACGAACCCTGTGTTGAACACACAAATGATGAAATATGTctccctggttgcacctctgccttccTCATCATGGATAATGGCATAATGTGTGTGAGTGACTGAGTGTGTGTGTTCAATATAAGTGTCCTACCTCTGCGGTGTATTGTGTTCCTCGATCAGCTGTCCATCGAGCAGCCAGGTGAACCGCGGCGGTGGTGATCCCGACGCGGCGCAGTGGAGCGCCAGCGCCGGCCCCGGGTGCAGGGCTTGCTCGATGAACGTGTAGTGCAGCTCCGGCGCCGTGTCTGAGAGtacaaaataacaaagtaatattCAGGTTGGACCGCAAAGAGCCCGCAGTATGGGAGAGGCCTACACTCATGAATAGGATTCTAGAGATTGTGGATggtgataataaattaatacattcaGTGC
Encoded proteins:
- the LOC119190622 gene encoding uncharacterized protein LOC119190622: MCDLLVATWYHLKVVAEGDAGVTTANYYFSTLTENGERIPAPAQFPPGGAAGAGERAAAALVAAVGALALALLLLAAIVYKKNAAAACLRKGYEQGEVSEEEDKCPEKRDNHRNCQQVYTSSPIKRNLNAKDQGGECAELYEISPYATFSMSGGATGAGAGAAAGAGVGPGGGAAASCAGGTLRTFGRAEPAPLHAAPPRRPPLDAEEYTLSRAMTLMVRRSESDSESSGSPCAECNSSVSYRMPVNKVEESSRGTVSVSSGASAASGCAAGCAPGEDCGRGARHDKRRRPRRHAPSHNRHQQRHEQERRDFTIHV
- the LOC115450184 gene encoding Down syndrome cell adhesion molecule-like protein Dscam2, with protein sequence MEPPPRLWFSNSTGARVSCAAHGSPAPLISWMSEDGAPVTDVPGLREALPNGTLWLGPFSAAQYRSDVHAAVYRCRAASTVGVILSRDMRLEAVMDVSWEVRVQPSHGMAGGAALLTCTAPAAARSHVTVTRWFKDGTVLAPLAAEAEGRYIIGGSRNDILVVRDARPDDASSYSCEAQHALTGDKRRSPPAMLAVSHATGSMAPRMLTVSEDEMVLQGGDIRLVCCALGSPPPTYSWFRHSNGRLSPVSNSIRISVSDQVLIIRRAQISDAGVWTCRAHNQYGEQRKDARLRVRARLVVSIHPQLQVANSGSSVTFNCSVEGGDARVRWLHDGVPVGGGERVLRVHGVVRAHRGMYQCFAERDLDSAQAAAELRLGDTAPELHYTFIEQALHPGPALALHCAASGSPPPRFTWLLDGQLIEEHNTPQRSITQFMNPSGDVVSYLNLTSVRPEDGGRYTCRAHNARGAVDHSTRLNVYGPPSIRNTGPVRVVAGVNTTIYCPYSGFPISEIRWQRGGMDLSTSGGRALAGINGDLLLWPAEPADAGVYSCRVTAPSGQYAQKDVQIFVRNPPKIAGFTFPGDLVEGSSIQVLCGITSGDKPVYFSWLKDGLHIPSSLQVQEKALDEFSFLIFSHVTSKHSGDYTCVASNSAAEVNHTARLAVKVAPSWLYEPQDVSALLGTQIVAHCATKGYPEPRISWLKGHGSGVSDFRPVSNMELQFSVLSNGSLSIAPAAHHHEGQYMCRAENGIGRGLSKIITVSVNEPAHFEFSSRNMTVKRTAQAILQCDARGDPPIQLQWTHNMKRVDLTTYRVSVSEKRSDSGVSSQLTIAHAERPDSGVYRCRAENAYGRDELLIYLAVQELPEAPGAVAAGARGGRGAVVRWRRGYDGNARLHAYRLQFRVVSDDAAAPADWTDAPVRDVPLDRIMEKQESSQPDSEVILEYRVDGLRPATTYAMRLAAVNDIGDSDYSEPVIVQTLQEAPSEPPHNVQVQATGPDELLVKWQAPPQDSWNGELLGYAVSWREVGGAGLLAHNNTRTLVAAGWRAGATLGGLRARAHYELKVRAYNKLGAGPAAQPVTAHTLEGAPEGAPVRVSCGAVSSQAVRAWWQPPPLHLRAGLLLGYEIHYESMDDPMSPVETHRSGGLETVLQSLQRAANYCVSVQARTAAGAGPLSDPACCTTHEDIPGAPADIKATANTEDTVIVSWLAPVHKNGKIKHYTVYNRPQRTGQHSQLMVVHKEDEQEYQVEVRGLQEHQLYEFWVTAATASGEGEMSAIVARKPSGRAPAKITSFGRRLEVLTGQRVVLRCGAAGIPAPHRTWSRHRPAPPMHQDRRYLIDGQHLVILSIDEETADNYSCTVRNAWGEERASWHVALLVAPAAPAPRAPSAAPAALSLAWDMPRDTGPPLRGFILEYNERSSERWERIRLPATDRALRLARSLRHNLHSAAAGALSCGLVAAGSGPTRIY